In the genome of Pseudorasbora parva isolate DD20220531a chromosome 10, ASM2467924v1, whole genome shotgun sequence, one region contains:
- the clic5a gene encoding chloride intracellular channel protein 5a codes for MTSNEEDKDPDIELFVKAGSDGESIGNCPFSQRLFMVLWLKGVVFNVTTVDLKRKPADLHNLAPGTPPPFLTFNGEVRTDINKIEEFLEEMLAPPKYPKLAAKNKESNTAGNDIFAKFSAYIKNTKPEANASLEKGLLKALKKLDNFLNSPLPDEIDADGTGEEKCSNRKYLDGSELTLADCNLLPKLHVVKVVSKKFRNFEIPSELSGVWRYLQNAYARDEFTNTCAADREIELAYQDVAKRPGK; via the exons ATGACCTCAAATGAGGAGGACAAAGATCCTGATATTGAGCTTTTTGTGAAG GCTGGCAGCGATGGTGAAAGTATCGGAAACTGTCCTTTCTCTCAAAGGCTTTTTATGGTCCTGTGGCTTAAGGGTGTTGTGTTCAACGTCACAACTGTCGATCTGAAAAG GAAACCAGCTGATCTTCATAACCTTGCTCCTGGAACTCCCCCGCCATTCCTTACCTTCAATGGAGAGGTGCGGACAGACATCAACAAAATCGAGGAATTCTTGGAAGAGATGCTAGCACCCCCTAA GTATCCAAAACTGGCTGCAAAGAACAAGGAGTCAAATACAGCAGGAAATGACATCTTTGCAAAGTTCTCAGCCTACATCAAGAACACAAAGCCAGAAGCCAACGCAA GTCTGGAGAAGGGGCTACTGAAAGCTCTGAAGAAACTGGACAACTTCCTTAACTCCCCTCTCCCGGACGAGATTGATGCCGATGGTACAGGGGAGGAAAAGTGCTCCAACCGCAAGTACTTGGACGGCAGTGAATTAACGCTCGCAGACTGCAACCTCCTCCCTAAACTGCACGTAGTGAAG GTGGTTTCTAAGAAATTCCGTAACTTTGAGATTCCATCAGAGTTGAGTGGAGTCTGGAGGTACCTGCAGAACGCCTATGCACGAGATGAATTCACCAACACCTGTGCGGCAGACAGAGAGATTGAACTGGCCTATCAGGATGTGGCCAAGCGGCCGGGCAAATGA